In Acomys russatus chromosome 26, mAcoRus1.1, whole genome shotgun sequence, a genomic segment contains:
- the Misp3 gene encoding uncharacterized protein MISP3, whose amino-acid sequence METPIQREIRRSCEREESLRRSRGLSPGRAGEELIELRLRPVLSRPGPGPPLPRSLERARAGAKMQRDIEREAHRQAALASPAVPEPSAGRRPQPLDELKRFFEAATEDGAGLQWRPEAEGRLHSALQDGCRVLGQSPSLVAPSLLEQEVRQVRERERELQLQRRSIYGATEVGEPAPSLTRKRSPRAPELLLSSTSSGPSSVGMHTSGALNYSCVGSPSVLHSHT is encoded by the coding sequence ATGGAGACGCCCATCCAGCGCGAAATCCGCCGCAGCTGCGAGCGTGAGGAGAGCCTGCGCCGGAGCCGGGGTCTCAGTCCCGGCCGCGCGGGCGAGGAGCTCATCGAGTTGCGCCTGCGGCCGGTGCTCAGCCGGCCCGGCCCGGGTCCCCCGCTGCCGCGCTCCCTGGAACGCGCACGGGCGGGCGCGAAGATGCAAAGGGACATCGAACGTGAGGCTCACAGGCAGGCGGCGCTGGCGAGCCCCGCGGTTCCGGAGCCGAGCGCCGGGCGGCGGCCGCAGCCGTTGGACGAACTCAAGCGCTTCTTCGAGGCTGCTACGGAGGACGGCGCGGGCTTGCAGTGGCGGCCGGAGGCGGAAGGCCGGCTGCACTCCGCCCTTCAGGACGGCTGCCGGGTGCTGGGACAGTCTCCGTCACTCGTTGCCCCGTCGCTGCTGGAGCAGGAGGTGCGCCAGGTGCGCGAGCGGGAGCGGGAGCTGCAGCTGCAGCGGCGCAGCATCTATGGAGCCACCGAGGTCGGGGAGCCAGCGCCGAGCCTCACCCGTAAGCGGTCACCCCGGGCCCCAGAGCTCCTGCTGTCTTCCACCTCCAGTGGCCCTTCATCTGTAGGCATGCACACTTCCGGGGCCCTTAACTATTCTTGTGTGGGTTCACCTTCCGTTCTCCACTCCCACACCTAG